The DNA window TCGAGCTTGTTAAGCCTGCCGTGCTCCTTCACCTTATAGGTCCCGTGCTGCCCGAACCAGTGCTCGTTGTAAATGCTTCTTCCCTTTTCCTCGTCATCAACAACGGTTATCATGTCTTCTATGAAGAAAACCCCTTTTATTGCACGTGCCTTGACCCTCAGCTGCTGCGCGTGGTATTTTTTAATTTGCATGTTAGCCTTCCCAGCGACAGGTTCGTATTTTTCAGGACCCTTTATTATAAGTCCGCGGTCCCTCCAGTCCTTGTAGGTGAAATATCTGGCCATGAACTTCTTGCCCGTGCTGAATTTCGAGGCGACGTCGTTGAACGAAAGCTCTGTCTCGCCATCGGGGGTCGTGCACCTCGCATTCCTCACGTCCATGAGGTACAATGCCTCTTCGGGAAGCATGACAAGTTTTCTTCCCTCTACTGTTCCGAAGAAGCTCCCAGTAAGTATGTCCTTAGTAGACTGGTCCACAGCGTATGTGCTCTTTTGCGTTGAATCAAAATGTATTAGCAGTGACATCCTATCATTCCGTTGCCCTTGCTGACAAAGCCTCCTTTTCTATATCCTTTAGCTCTGCAGGTATTATTATTACGTTGACACCACCGTAGTCAAGCGATTCCGCCTCTTTTATGCTAGTAAGCACCACTTTGGCATCATCCTGAAGCATGTTGTGGAGTATGATTATCCTTGTAGCGGGGTTTATCACCCCTTTCTTGTAATGCGCCTCGGATTTCTCGATTATTGAAACTGCTTCCCTTATGCTTATCGTGCTTTTGCTTTTTGAATCGTAGTCCAGAAGCAGCATCGTGTGCTCGCCGTTATTAAGGTTGGTTGCTATCTTTTCGTAAAATGATACAGGGGAATAATGCTCGCTCCACCGCGGTATTGTGCATGTGCTTCCGAACCTGTAGAAATCCAGCCCGCTCTCTCCTATCGCAGTAGTCATTATAGAGTTTGCGTGGACGGCAACAGTTTTGACATTGTGTTTTTTTGCCTCTATGTAGAGTATCTTGTGCGTTGTGGCTATCAGCGGATCCCCTCCGACCAGTATCGCTATGTCCTTCACCGAAGCCATGCTTACAAGCTCTGCCGCGCTGTCCTCCATGTCCTCCCTTGAGAGCTCGGTTATCCGCTTGCCGGTTGCGCTGGTTATGTAGTCCTTTGTGCTTTCGCCAACCGCGCTCGTGAATGTATCGATGTAGAGCTCGCAGTTCCTGCATACATCAATGGCTCCTGCGGTTATGTCCTTTTCCGAAAGGCCGAGTCCCACTAAAAAGAGCATGAAATCAGTCTTTTATCCCTGTAGGGGTTATCTTTATCACGCATTCCCCCTCAGGCATGTTTGGCGAATCCACAAGCCTTGCAATCCTCTTGTCCTCCTTGCTCTTCTTCATGTAGAGCCTTGTTGTGGCTGCATGTGCAAGAACGTTTCCGCCTATCGGCGTAGTGGGGTCCCCGAATAGTATCCCGGGATTGTCCATCACCTGGTTGGTTATGTATACTGCAAGGTTGTACTTGTCCGCAAGCGTCTGGAGCCTGTGTATGTGCTGATTCAGCTTTTGCTGGCGTTCCCCCAGTGCGCCCCTACCTATGAATTCGGACCTGAACAGCGCCGTAAGCGAGTCAACAACTATGAGCTTTATGCCCTTTTCCAGTATCAGCTTGTCGGCCCTCTCGACGGTGAGCACCTGCTGCTCGGTTGTGGTGGCGCGGACGACCATTATCCTCTCCAGGGATGATTCTGGATCCATGCCTGCGGCCTCTGCTATCGACTCTATCCTCTCC is part of the Candidatus Micrarchaeota archaeon genome and encodes:
- the radA gene encoding DNA repair and recombination protein RadA yields the protein MILMAKEKSIKELEDLPGIGPTTAEKLRSSGIDSLDKIATLSPHELNELAGISVDAAKKAIQTAKESTSISYETGSAVYKKRKEIGKISTGSKGLNELIGGGVETCAITEAYGRFASGKTQIGFQLCVNALLPKDKGGVDGSVLFIDTEGTFRPERIESIAEAAGMDPESSLERIMVVRATTTEQQVLTVERADKLILEKGIKLIVVDSLTALFRSEFIGRGALGERQQKLNQHIHRLQTLADKYNLAVYITNQVMDNPGILFGDPTTPIGGNVLAHAATTRLYMKKSKEDKRIARLVDSPNMPEGECVIKITPTGIKD
- the dph5 gene encoding diphthine synthase, with the translated sequence MLFLVGLGLSEKDITAGAIDVCRNCELYIDTFTSAVGESTKDYITSATGKRITELSREDMEDSAAELVSMASVKDIAILVGGDPLIATTHKILYIEAKKHNVKTVAVHANSIMTTAIGESGLDFYRFGSTCTIPRWSEHYSPVSFYEKIATNLNNGEHTMLLLDYDSKSKSTISIREAVSIIEKSEAHYKKGVINPATRIIILHNMLQDDAKVVLTSIKEAESLDYGGVNVIIIPAELKDIEKEALSARATE